One Entelurus aequoreus isolate RoL-2023_Sb linkage group LG09, RoL_Eaeq_v1.1, whole genome shotgun sequence genomic window carries:
- the lrit2 gene encoding leucine-rich repeat, immunoglobulin-like domain and transmembrane domain-containing protein 2 isoform X2, producing MDTVYCLLVSVLLHVHGFQSFSPCLRGCSCIEDRHGRSLICMEENTFGAIPENIPHDMTKIRIEKSKFFEIGRGAFSRTSALENLWLNFNNITLINSKALEGVRNLTELRLQGNKLRSVPWTAFEDTPWLKILDLKHNELDVLPEHALKYLPDLTYLDLSFNRLTVISKEVFQNWPLYQKLQSAEDKEASASGPNVVLALHDNAWLCDCRLKGFVEFIRSLSPPIILMNSYLTCSGPDYRASKFFHEVELQACMKPVVTTLSSNVSLPLGANVTLRCLAKGRPDPAVWWTYGLKIIRGFHESKERVDEDTIRSLLVIPSLHGADRGVYTCSAVNFIGNSSANIQVEVVSPHGSRSSSLPGLPAAAAGDENVYIDIRIARQTVRGISIEWFAALDRPGQTWFTIHFGRANADKKETIYIGPGIRSYSVSDLMPATKYEICVTLKNQAPRAGQCVVFVTGSDVTEMEQREKLIHIVVIVLAMVLAVPIGMYACTTDTRFTCLEGIREFWKNRRSGRGSAGLERNRQGTFDSLQAASDEGLVRKESSEDRKGGRFVAKV from the exons ATGGACACGGTTTACTGCCTGCTGGTTAGTGTTTTGCTTCACGTTCACGGGTTCCAGAGCTTTTCTCCGTGTTTGCGAGGGTGCAGCTGCATCGAGGACCGTCATGGAAG GTCGCTTATATGCATGGAGGAGAACACCTTTGGGGCCATACCGGAGAACATTCCACATGATATGACCAAGATCCgaatagaaaaatccaaattcttTGAAATTGGACGCGGCGCTTTCTCAAGGACGTCGGCCTTGGAAAACCTGTGGTTGAACTTCAACAACATCACCTTGATCAACTCCAAGGCTCTGGAAGGCGTGAGGAACCTGACCGAGCTGCGCCTGCAAGGGAACAAGCTGCGCTCCGTGCCATGGACGGCGTTCGAGGACACCCCGTGGCTGAAGATCCTGGACCTGAAACACAACGAGTTGGACGTGCTGCCGGAGCACGCGTTGAAATATTTGCCCGATCTGACTTACTTAGACTTATCCTTCAATCGGCTTACGGTCATATCCAAGGAGGTCTTCCAAAACTGGCCGCTGTACCAAAAACTGCAGAGCGCGGAGGACAAGGAGGCGAGCGCTTCCGGGCCCAACGTGGTCTTGGCGCTCCACGACAACGCCTGGCTGTGCGACTGCCGTCTCAAGGGCTTTGTGGAGTTCATCAGGTCTCTAAGCCCCCCGATTATTCTGATGAACTCCTACTTGACCTGCTCCGGGCCGGACTATAGGGCGAGCAAGTTCTTCCACGAGGTCGAGCTGCAGGCCTGCATGAAGCCCGTGGTCACCACGCTGTCGTCCAACGTGAGCCTGCCACTGGGCGCCAACGTCACGCTGCGCTGCCTCGCCAAGGGCCGGCCGGACCCTGCGGTGTGGTGGACATATGGTCTGAAGATAATCAGAGGATTTCATG AGTCTAAGGAGCGCGTGGACGAAGACACCATCAGATCCCTCCTGGTCATCCCCTCGCTCCACGGGGCCGACCGCGGCGTCTACACCTGCAGCGCCGTCAACTTCATCGGAAACTCCTCGGCCAACATCCAGGTGGAGGTGGTCTCGCCCCACGGCTCCCGGTCTTCCTCCCTGCCGGGTCTGCCGGCGGCGGCGGCCGGGGACGAGAACGTCTACATCGACATCCGTATCGCCAGGCAGACCGTGCGTGGCATATCCATCGAGTGGTTCGCCGCCTTGGACCGCCCGGGTCAGACCTGGTTCACCATCCATTTCGGACGAGCCAACGCAGACAAGAAGGAGACCATCTACATCGGTCCCGGTATCCGCTCCTACTCCGTCTCGGACCTGATGCCCGCCACTAAGTACGAAATCTGCGTCACGCTGAAGAACCAAGCGCCGCGGGCGGGCCAGTGCGTGGTCTTCGTGACGGGGAGCGACGTCACCGAGATGGAGCAGAGGGAGAAGCTGATTCACATCGTGGTGATCGTCCTGGCCATGGTCCTGGCCGTGCCCATAGGGATGTACGCCTGCACCACCGACACCAGGTTCACCTGCCTGGAGGGCATCAGGGAGTTCTGGAAGAACCGGCGCAGCGGGAGGGGCTCGGCCGGCTTGGAGCGGAACCGGCAAGGCACCTTCGACAGCCTGCAGGCGGCCAGCGACGAGGGTCTGGTCCGTAAAGAGTCCAGTGAAGACAGGAAG GGCGGCAGGTTTGTTGCAAAGGTGTGA
- the lrit2 gene encoding leucine-rich repeat, immunoglobulin-like domain and transmembrane domain-containing protein 2 isoform X1 → MDTVYCLLVSVLLHVHGFQSFSPCLRGCSCIEDRHGRSLICMEENTFGAIPENIPHDMTKIRIEKSKFFEIGRGAFSRTSALENLWLNFNNITLINSKALEGVRNLTELRLQGNKLRSVPWTAFEDTPWLKILDLKHNELDVLPEHALKYLPDLTYLDLSFNRLTVISKEVFQNWPLYQKLQSAEDKEASASGPNVVLALHDNAWLCDCRLKGFVEFIRSLSPPIILMNSYLTCSGPDYRASKFFHEVELQACMKPVVTTLSSNVSLPLGANVTLRCLAKGRPDPAVWWTYGLKIIRGFHESKERVDEDTIRSLLVIPSLHGADRGVYTCSAVNFIGNSSANIQVEVVSPHGSRSSSLPGLPAAAAGDENVYIDIRIARQTVRGISIEWFAALDRPGQTWFTIHFGRANADKKETIYIGPGIRSYSVSDLMPATKYEICVTLKNQAPRAGQCVVFVTGSDVTEMEQREKLIHIVVIVLAMVLAVPIGMYACTTDTRFTCLEGIREFWKNRRSGRGSAGLERNRQGTFDSLQAASDEGLVRKESSEDRKVRRRSDDRPCKSKADHSRITAELY, encoded by the exons ATGGACACGGTTTACTGCCTGCTGGTTAGTGTTTTGCTTCACGTTCACGGGTTCCAGAGCTTTTCTCCGTGTTTGCGAGGGTGCAGCTGCATCGAGGACCGTCATGGAAG GTCGCTTATATGCATGGAGGAGAACACCTTTGGGGCCATACCGGAGAACATTCCACATGATATGACCAAGATCCgaatagaaaaatccaaattcttTGAAATTGGACGCGGCGCTTTCTCAAGGACGTCGGCCTTGGAAAACCTGTGGTTGAACTTCAACAACATCACCTTGATCAACTCCAAGGCTCTGGAAGGCGTGAGGAACCTGACCGAGCTGCGCCTGCAAGGGAACAAGCTGCGCTCCGTGCCATGGACGGCGTTCGAGGACACCCCGTGGCTGAAGATCCTGGACCTGAAACACAACGAGTTGGACGTGCTGCCGGAGCACGCGTTGAAATATTTGCCCGATCTGACTTACTTAGACTTATCCTTCAATCGGCTTACGGTCATATCCAAGGAGGTCTTCCAAAACTGGCCGCTGTACCAAAAACTGCAGAGCGCGGAGGACAAGGAGGCGAGCGCTTCCGGGCCCAACGTGGTCTTGGCGCTCCACGACAACGCCTGGCTGTGCGACTGCCGTCTCAAGGGCTTTGTGGAGTTCATCAGGTCTCTAAGCCCCCCGATTATTCTGATGAACTCCTACTTGACCTGCTCCGGGCCGGACTATAGGGCGAGCAAGTTCTTCCACGAGGTCGAGCTGCAGGCCTGCATGAAGCCCGTGGTCACCACGCTGTCGTCCAACGTGAGCCTGCCACTGGGCGCCAACGTCACGCTGCGCTGCCTCGCCAAGGGCCGGCCGGACCCTGCGGTGTGGTGGACATATGGTCTGAAGATAATCAGAGGATTTCATG AGTCTAAGGAGCGCGTGGACGAAGACACCATCAGATCCCTCCTGGTCATCCCCTCGCTCCACGGGGCCGACCGCGGCGTCTACACCTGCAGCGCCGTCAACTTCATCGGAAACTCCTCGGCCAACATCCAGGTGGAGGTGGTCTCGCCCCACGGCTCCCGGTCTTCCTCCCTGCCGGGTCTGCCGGCGGCGGCGGCCGGGGACGAGAACGTCTACATCGACATCCGTATCGCCAGGCAGACCGTGCGTGGCATATCCATCGAGTGGTTCGCCGCCTTGGACCGCCCGGGTCAGACCTGGTTCACCATCCATTTCGGACGAGCCAACGCAGACAAGAAGGAGACCATCTACATCGGTCCCGGTATCCGCTCCTACTCCGTCTCGGACCTGATGCCCGCCACTAAGTACGAAATCTGCGTCACGCTGAAGAACCAAGCGCCGCGGGCGGGCCAGTGCGTGGTCTTCGTGACGGGGAGCGACGTCACCGAGATGGAGCAGAGGGAGAAGCTGATTCACATCGTGGTGATCGTCCTGGCCATGGTCCTGGCCGTGCCCATAGGGATGTACGCCTGCACCACCGACACCAGGTTCACCTGCCTGGAGGGCATCAGGGAGTTCTGGAAGAACCGGCGCAGCGGGAGGGGCTCGGCCGGCTTGGAGCGGAACCGGCAAGGCACCTTCGACAGCCTGCAGGCGGCCAGCGACGAGGGTCTGGTCCGTAAAGAGTCCAGTGAAGACAGGAAGGTGAGGCGGAGGTCAGATGACAGACCCTGTAAGAGCAAGGCTGACCACAGCAGAATCACTGCAGAACTTTATTAA
- the lrit1a gene encoding leucine-rich repeat, immunoglobulin-like domain and transmembrane domain-containing protein 1a, with the protein MFLVLVVGLYAATGGLFSTVGCCPSQCSCFYHNLSDGSKARSVICNDPEISLVPVGFPVDTSKLRIEKTAIQRVPSEAFNYLSSLEFLWMSFNTLSVLSADSFRGLFNLEELRLDGNALVAFPWESLTDMPSLRLLDLHNNQLTSLPAEANAHIRNLTYLDLSSNSLLTLPATVLSNWLAVKPAQGPESSKMILGLHDNPWVCDCRLYDLIQFQKSPTVSVAFIDTRLRCSAPESVSGVLFSDAELRRCELPQIHTAVARVRSGVGNNVLLRCGTIGVPIPDLTWRRADKRVLNGTVQQETSKDGITWSILSVPAVSYRDSGKYICKASNYAGNAEAVISLVVSNSPKTDSNQTSNDKKAKAKKSNAVGKAAYQEKLVAKYFASTAAPTLAPVLDLGVPPKLPDPSLDGYSLSDRPSPDRPSPDRPSPDPATDTFLDLEKTNLSNLAANTSSLQQDPDRVVRSVKVVGDTDNTISLNWRAPKAKNTTAFSVLYAVFGERDMRKINVGAGQNRVTIEGLVPRTKYIACVCVRGLIPKKEQCVIFSTDEAASATGTQKLINVIVITVACIIAVPLTVIVCCGALKRRIQKYWGKKSKDIQDSYVTFETLSPGTKAKGLEGEYLNRLNPEESNRLLSARSSLDSEATAKIEGQPNEYFC; encoded by the exons GAGTGTGATTTGCAACGATCCAGAGATATCCCTCGTGCCTGTGGGGTTCCCGGTGGACACGTCCAAGCTCCGCATCGAGAAGACGGCCATCCAGAGGGTACCGAGCGAAGCCTTCAACTACCTCTCCAGTCTGGAGTTCCTGTGGATGTCCTTCAACACGCTCTCCGTCCTCAGCGCCGACAGCTTCCGGGGCCTCTTCAACCTGGAGGAGCTGCGCCTGGACGGCAACGCGCTCGTCGCCTTCCCCTGGGAGTCGCTGACGGACATGCCCAGTCTGAGACTTCTGGATTTGCACAACAACCAGCTCACCTCGCTTCCGGCGGAGGCCAACGCACACATCAGGAACCTCACCTACCTGGACCTGTCCAGCAACAGCCTGCTCACCTTGCCCGCCACGGTGCTCTCCAACTGGCTGGCGGTGAAACCGGCACAGGGCCCGGAGAGCTCCAAGATGATCCTGG GTCTCCATGACAACCCCTGGGTCTGCGACTGTCGCCTCTACGACCTGATCCAGTTCCAGAAGTCTCCCACGGTCTCGGTGGCGTTCATAGACACCAGGCTGCGCTGCTCCGCCCCCGAGAGTGTATCGGGCGTTTTGTTTAGCGACGCGGAGCTGAGGCGCTGCGAGCTGCCACAGATCCACACGGCCGTGGCGCGGGTCCGCAGCGGCGTCGGGAATAATGTGCTGCTCCGCTGCGGGACGATCGGGGTCCCCATTCCGGACTTGACATGGCGCAGGGCAGATAAGCGGGTCCTCAACGGAACAG TCCAGCAGGAAACGTCGAAAGATGGCATCACCTGGTCCATCCTCAGTGTTCCGGCTGTGTCCTATCGTGATTCCGGGAAATACATCTGCAAGGCCTCGAACTACGCAGGGAACGCCGAGGCGGTCATTTCTTTAGTCGTATCGAATTCGCCAAAAACTGACAGCAACCAAACCAGCAATGATAAAAAAGCCAAAGCCAAAAAATCCAATGCTGTCGGAAAAGCTGCCTATCAAGAGAAGCTGGTGGCTAAATACTTTGCTTCAACCGCCGCCCCTACATTGGCACCTGTCTTGGATCTTGGGGTCCCACCCAAACTCCCTGACCCCAGTTTGGACGGTTACAGCCTCTCCGACCGACCGTCACCGGACCGACCGTCACCGGACCGACCGTCACCGGACCCAGCCACAGACACCTTCCTGGATCTAGAGAAAACCAACCTCAGCAACCTGGCGGCGAACACCTCGTCCTTGCAGCAGGACCCAGACCGAGTGGTCCGCTCCGTCAAGGTGGTGGGCGACACGGACAATACCATCTCTCTGAACTGGCGAGCTCCCAAAGCCAAGAACACGACGGCCTTCAGCGTGTTGTACGCCGTGTTCGGAGAGAGGGACATGAGGAAGATCAATGTGGGGGCGGGCCAGAACCGAGTGACCATTGAAGGGCTAGTGCCCAGGACCAAGTACATCGCCTGCGTGTGTGTGAGGGGGCTCATCCCCAAGAAGGAGCAGTGTGTCATTTTTTCCACGGATGAGGCGGCGAGTGCGACCGGCACGCAGAAGCTCATCAACGTGATCGTCATCACGGTGGCTTGCATCATCGCGGTACCCCTCACCGTCATCGTGTGTTGCGGGGCCTTGAAGAGACGAATCCAGAAGTACTGGGGGAAAAAATCCAAGGACATCCAAGATTCCTACGTGACATTTGAGACACTGTCGCCCGGGACTAAAGCCAAAGGTCTGGAAGGGGAATATTTGAACAGACTCAACCCCGAAGAGTCCAACCGGCTGCTATCGGCCCGCTCCAGCCTGGATTCCGAGGCCACGGCGAAAATAGAGGGACAGCCTAATGAGTACTTCTGCTGA